AGCTGTCATACTTTGCCATTAGTTTGACACCACCTCACCCCCTATTGGTagcatttatgcaaattgccagCGCAATACGAGAAAGTTGAGAATCGAGAGAGAAATATATATCGAGTAGCTGCATTGCTGGGGATAGCcttttgcattattaattgcaatttgttagCGTTTTCTTAGAATTTGCCCCAGCTTTAACCTAATAAGAGACACACACTCAACTGGACTGGACTGATTGTCCCCTTGGCTAGCTAGAAATCGAGTTTATgtatgcaaaattaattgatttccATTGAAAGGAGAGCACAAAAGTGCAACTGACACATTTTGCCAGCAAATGGTTGCTTTTGAAGTTGTAGCGTGACTTGAATGATGATTGCGCCAAATTACACAACAAATTGTCAAGCAATTAGGCGACGAACTTCTTATGTAAAATCACAAGAAACTATCGCAAAACTATTGCCAAACTATCGCTTGAATTATGCTCATCGAactcaacaataacaatttattattttctctttacaatttgcaatttggctGCTTTTAATAAAGCAGAAATGATTGATTGCTGTgtaagaaaagaaacaaattaattatttatgtaataaCAACTATCGCTTCACTTACCGCAATTGCCTGAAGAAATTGACTTTCTTGCGCACCTCGGGAATAATGTGCATGTGATCGTCGAGGAATTTGTAATAGGTGCCTGTATTTGGATCAAAGTCATTCTTAGGCAAACGATTGAACATAAAATCAGGAGTTCCTCCCTTGGGTTCGAGAGGTTTGCAACGCGAAGGATAAGGTTGAGTGAACTCTCGCATATAACCAGATCTCAAAGGTTGCACTAATTCCTCCTCAGGTTCCATTGGACCATAGCGTGGACTggaattaaatgaatttatagcTTGCTTATTAGTTAAATTAATAGAGAACCTTACTCATCCATGTTGAAGGACTGAAAGTTGACCAGTTTGTGTTCGGTGGTGCAGAGAGTGCGCTGAGGACGCGATCCTGACTCCAGCATGATCTGCGTGGTTGTCTTCATGTCTGAGGCATCCATTTGTGGCACCCACAAGCGGGTCTTTCGCTTGCAAGACATCTTTACTtcaaatgaattaatatttaaatagttagaGAGCGTGTGTTTATATGATAATTACTGTCATAGATTGTGATACtagaatgaatttaaatttaaataattgacaGTTCGTAAAGTACAAGTTAGAAGACTACTTAGGggaagtgaaatatatattttgttgcaaataataataatatagtttGCAATCAATTTGGTATGATGTTACAGATATACAGAAAGGTatacagaaagaaaaaacgtgAATCAAGATTGTTTGTATGTCAAAA
This DNA window, taken from Drosophila nasuta strain 15112-1781.00 chromosome 2L, ASM2355853v1, whole genome shotgun sequence, encodes the following:
- the LOC132798836 gene encoding uncharacterized protein LOC132798836, with translation MSCKRKTRLWVPQMDASDMKTTTQIMLESGSRPQRTLCTTEHKLVNFQSFNMDDPRYGPMEPEEELVQPLRSGYMREFTQPYPSRCKPLEPKGGTPDFMFNRLPKNDFDPNTGTYYKFLDDHMHIIPEVRKKVNFFRQLRNQSFLLY